A window from Theobroma cacao cultivar B97-61/B2 chromosome 3, Criollo_cocoa_genome_V2, whole genome shotgun sequence encodes these proteins:
- the LOC18604207 gene encoding UDP-N-acetylglucosamine--N-acetylmuramyl-(pentapeptide) pyrophosphoryl-undecaprenol N-acetylglucosamine transferase, with the protein MATKTHFLLSTPPKPPCLPLYPSSSSLPSKPRSFSISFCLSINQSRNDQTASSSSTASKAPERVHVAFAAGGTGGHIYPAVAIADELKLVNPTCKVLFLGCPDSMESTAIPSAHFEFKSIPAVQLARPFSSPQNLFLPYRLIKSIIKSYTLLSKFEPHIVIGTGGYVSFPVCLAALLQRTKLVIQEQNSVPGIANWVLSFFADLVFVAFNSTVECFPRKEKCVVCGNPVRLSLKGLASKAVSRLHFFPELAKMEGSSEEVKVILVLGGSLGANAVNIALLNVYSQLLLEHKNWFIIWQTGVESFNEMESLVRNHRQLLLTPFLHSMELAYAAADLIISRAGAMTCSEILATGKPSILIPSPNVAEGHQFRNASLMADVAGSMVITEDELDSTTLGTAISEILGDENLLTEMSERALKAAKLDASAEIAKHILSLVNLSAVKEKQ; encoded by the exons CCTCTCTACCCCTCCTAAACCTCCTTGTTTACCATTATATCCCTCCTCCTCATCTCTACCTTCAAAACCCAG GTCTtttagcatcagcttctgcCTTTCCATAAATCAATCCAGAAATGATCAAACCGCTAGCAGCAGCAGCACCGCCAGCAAGGCCCCGGAGAGAGTCCACGTGGCATTTGCAGCCGGTGGCACTGGAGGACACATCTACCCGGCTGTAGCTATAGCAGATGAGCTCAAACTCGTCAACCCAACCTGCAAAGTGCTCTTCTTAGGCTGCCCCGACAGCATGGAAAGCACAGCTATTCCGTCAGCTCATTTTGAGTTCAAATCTATCCCAGCCGTCCAATTAGCTAGGCCTTTCTCGTCTCCCCAGAACCTCTTCCTCCCTTACCGTCTGATCAAATCCATTATCAAAAGCTACACCCTTTTGTCAAAATTTGAACCTCATATAGTCATTGGAACTGGTGGGTATGTTTCTTTTCCTGTCTGTTTAGCTGCTTTGCTACAAAGGACCAAGCTTGTGATCCAAGAACAGAACTCTGTTCCGGGTATCGCAAATTgggttctttctttctttgctgATTTGGTGTTTGTTGCGTTCAATTCAACGGTTGAGTGTTtcccaagaaaagaaaagtgtgTTGTCTGTGGAAATCCTGTGAGGTTGTCTTTGAAAGGTTTGGCTTCAAAGGCAGTGTCAAGGTTGCATTTTTTTCCCGAATTGGCGAAAATGGAGGGCTCTTCAGAGGAGGTCAAAGTGATTTTGGTTCTTGGAGGGTCCTTAGGAGCTAATGCTGTTAACATTGCTTTGTTGAATGTGTACTCTCAGTTGCTGTTGGAACATAAGAATTGGTTCATTATATGGCAAACAGGGGTCGAGTCGTTTAATGAAATGGAGAGCTTGGTTAGGAACCATCGGCAGCTGCTTTTGACACC GTTCTTGCATTCAATGGAATTGGCATATGCAGCAGCCGACCTCATCATTTCTCGAGCTGGTGCAATGACTTGTTCTGAGATCTTGGCTACTGGGAAGCCTTCTATATTG ATTCCATCACCAAATGTTGCAGAAGGACATCAATTCAGAAATGCTTCTCTAATGGCAGACGTAGCAGGTTCAATGGTTATAACTGAGGATGAACTTGATTCAACCACCCTTGGGACCGCTATATCAGAAATATTAG GGGATGAGAACCTGCTGACCGAGATGTCTGAGAGGGCTCTTAAAGCTGCAAAGCTCGATGCTTCTGCAGAGATTGCAAAACACATCCTTTCGCTAGTTAACTTATCAGCGGTGAAGGAGAAACAGTAA